The genome window TTCCGTTTCAGGGAGAGCATGAGGCCGCGGTGATGTACGAGATCCTGAATGTCGAACCGAGGGCGCTCCAGACCCTCCGGTCCGATCTCCCCGCTCATCTTCAGGAGCTCGCGGCGCAGTGCCTCCAAAAAGACCGCTCAAGGCGGCTCTCCTCCGCTGCCGAGATTGTCAAACGCATAAAGCAGCCTGTGCCGGCGGTTCCCCCCGCGGTCGACGAGAAATCCATTGCGGTCCTCTATTTTGAAAACATGAGCTCCGAAAAGGAGAGCGAGTATTTCTGCGCCGGGATCACCGAAGACATTATCACCGACCTTTCGAAGGTCAAAGAGCTGAAGGTCGTGTCGCGGAGCGATGTCCAGCCGTTCCGCAATAAGGAAGTGAACCTCAGGCAGGTCGGTGAATCCCTGCGTGTAAATTATATTCTGGAGGGAAGCGTTCGCAAAGCGGGGAATAAGATCCGTATTACCGCCCAGCTCATCGACGTGCAGACCGGTTTCCATGTCTGGGCGGAACGCTATGACCGGCTCATCGAGGATATTTTTGATCTGCAGGATGAGATCGCTCAAAATATCGTGAAGGCGCTGAAGGTATCGCTCACGGAATCCGAAAAGGAGTCTTTAAGCAAGAAACCGACTGACGACCTCCGCGCGTATGATTTCTACATGCGCGGCCGGGAATCGTTGTTCAAGCGGGGAAAGAAGAACACCGTTGCAGCGATACAGATGCTGGAAAACGCGATCGCGCTCGATTCGAATTTTACCAACGCCCATGCGGCGCTCGCCGAGGCATACTCGAACATGTACACATTCTATGAGGGCACCCCCGAATGGCTGGAAAAAACCATCGAGAGCAGCCAGAAGGCGCTCACGCTTGATCCGGGGTCGATTGAGGCCCAGTTCGGCATTGGTATGGTATATTTTCACCAGAAGCGGTATCTCGAGGCACAACGAACCCTGGAATCAGTCATACAGCAGAATCCCGATCATTATGACGCGTACCGCTGGTTGGGAATCACATCAGACATTCTCAAAGAGTACGATGCTGCTCTCGGATGGTATGAGCACTGTGTCACGCTCAAGCCTTACAGTGAAGAGCCCTGGATGCATATCGATATGACTTGTCGGAGGAAAGGGGATGCGAAGGGTTCAGAGCTGGCGACGCGCAAGCTTGTCGAAGTCGCCGAGCGGAAATTGAACGTCAACCCCGACGATGTGATCGTATTAAGCCGGGTGGCAAATCCATACGCACAATCCGGCGACAAAGAGAAGACCTACCGGGCTCTCAGACGAGTCCTTGAATTAGACCCGGAGGATGGTCTTGCAATCTATAATTGCGCCTGCACCTATGCCATGCTGGGGGACAAGAAAGAAGCATTCGATTGTTTGCGAAATGCAAGCCGCAAGGGATACAAATACGTCAGCGAGTGGGTAAAAAGCGACCCGGATTTTGCCCTCTACCATGAAGACCCTGAATTCAACTCTCTTCTTTCGGAAATACGTTAGCAATCTGCCTCATAATCCCCGCACCCTTTCAGTATTCAAACCAGACACCATAAGATTAAGCTATGGCAAAGAACAAAACAATTGAAACAGGCAAGAGCGTTCAGGGTTTCCTGGCGAAGATAAAGAACGCTCAACAACGCGATGATTGTGCCGCGATAGCCACCTTGCTCGCCAAACATTCCGGATTCGAACCGAAGATGTGGGGGCCGGGCATCGTCGGTTTTGGCACCGTTCATTACAAGTATGAAAGCGGGCGCGAGGGCGACATGCCGCTCGTCGCATTTTCTCCGCGTGCAAGCGCGATCGTCTTCTACCTCTCGGCGAACTTCGAGCAGCGTGACGAATTGTTGAAGAAATTGGGGAAGCATAGGACAGGAGGAGGGTGTCTGTACATCAAAACCCTCGCCGATGTCGATCCGGCGATCCTGACCAGGATGGTCAAGAACACCATCAAGCATAGAAAGACAGGCGTGGGGCACACATGAGGACCATCGACGCGCCCCTTTCTCCGGAGGTTGTTCTGTTGTTTCACTAAACCTTCCGCCGCGCCGTTCCAACGGCCGGGCGATTTCTCCTTGCGGGAAACACCGGTCCTGCCTAGATTTCCGTGAATTGCCCCTGAACATCCCACTATATTGTTTCCCCTGAGGAATCTCCTGAATCTTCTCCTTGCCGCGCTCATCTTTTGGGCGAGCTCTCCGGCCCATGCCGGGACCCTATCCGCCCGTTTTCAGGATCGCCTCGCGAACCTCAAACCCGGCGAGACCTTGCCGGCGCTTCTCCGGTTTTCCGATCAGGCCGATCTGCACAGGTTTACAGACGGTAAGAAATCGGCTCCGGCGCTCATCCGGTCATTGCGAGACCTGTCGCAACGGGATACCGGGAGGCTTCGGGCCGTTCTCTCGGGGCAGGAGTACAAGGGACGCTTCACGCCCCTCTGGATCGTCAACGCCGTCGCGCTCGATGCGACATTATCCTCTGCGCAAAGATTATCCGATCTTCTCTATGTGGCGAGCTGTGACGAGGATGAAGCTGTCGTGGCGGGAGATGTCGACATGGACAGCCCCACCGATTTCATCCAGCAGGGAGGATCGAATCCCGGCTGGAACGTCAGTAAAATCGGCGCGGATTCCGTCTGGTGGCAGTATGGTCTCACGGGTGAGGGGGTACTCATCGGGTCGATGGACGGAGGGGTCGATACCGCTCATCCCTCGCTGGCACCGAAATGGAAGGGGGGAGCCCACTCGTGGTTTGACGCGATCAACGGCAGGCCGAACCCGTACGATGACCTGGGCCACGGGACCCATACGACCGGCACGCTCGTGGGCGGCGACGGCACGGGACCCGATCCCAACGATGTCGGGATCGCCTACGGGGCAAAATTCATCGCCGCGAAAATGCTCAGCAGCGGGTACTCCACCGTGTCGCAGGTGGTGAGCGCTGCGCAGTGGATGCTCGATCCCGACGGGGATCCATCCACCAACGACTTTCCCGACGTCATCAATAATAGCTGGCTTTCCAATACGCGAGGCTCGACCTGGTTTTACGATGCCGCGGCAGCCTGGCGGGCGGCGGGGATCATACCGGTGTTTTGCGCCGCCAATTTCGGGCCGGCGGACTCGTCGACCCGCTCTCCCGGCGACTACGGAAACTGCATCAGCGTCGGGGGAACGAACTCTGTGGACGACCGCTTCGCAGCCACCTCCGTGGGTCCCTCCCCGGTCGGGGCCCCTTTTCCGGATGATAGACGAAAGCCCGACTTGTCGGCTCCCGGCGAGGGGGTGGTTTCATCGCTCGCCGGAGGGGGATTTGGCGCGGCGAGCGGTACCTCCATGGCGACGCCTCACGTGACGGGAACGATCGCTCTCCTGCTCGAATCGGTCCCCGACCTTTCCTATGATGAGATCCTCGATATTCTGAAACGAACATCCGTCGACCTGGGGGCTTCCGGGTATGATTATGTGTTCGGGTACGGGCGCATCAACGCGCTCGCCGCCGTCCGGGAGGCCCTCAGGCTTCGCGTCAAAACAGCGTACGACGAGCGATGGAATCTTGTCTCGATGCCTCTCGTCGCGGGGAATGATTCGGTCGCGTCGCTCTTCGGGTCGCCGGCAGTCCCGGCGTACGGTTATGACTCGGGTTTCGGCTATACCGCCGCGGTCACGATGGCGATGTGCAAAGGGTACTGGGTAAGGTTTCCCGCGGCTCGTTCCGCCTCCTTCTCGGGCCGTGTAGTCGAAGACACTTCATTTTCCGTGACAACCGGCTGGAACCTCATCGGCGGGATTTCTGTCCCTGTTCACGCGTCTTCCATTACAAGCGAACCGCCGGGAATGATCACCGGAAATTTCTTTGGTTACGCGGGCTCGTACTTCGTGTCGACCGACATCAACCCCGGAAGAGCCTATTGGGTGAACGCTAGCCGGAGCGGGACGATCCGCCTGTCGTCGCATCCTGCGGCCGATCCATCGAGCCGTCTCAGGATCCTCGGGACTTCGGAGCTGCCGCCATCTCCGCCGGAATTCAGCGTGAGGGTTTCAACGGAAGTGCCCGGAAAATATTCACTTCGACAGAATTACCCCAACCCGTTCAATCCGTCCACCGTTATCCGTTACAATCTTCCGGCGGATTCACGCACTAAGATCAGGATCTACAACACCCTGGGCCAGCTGGTGGCGACTCTCGTGGATGGCGTCGTTCGCGCGGGACCTCAGAAGGCGATCTGGGATGCATCGAACGCGGCAAGCGGGGTGTACTATTACAGGCTCGATGCCGTGAGCACCGCCCCTGGAGGCGGCTCGTTCACAGAGACCGGAAAAATGATCCTCATAAAATGACTTTTACACCGCCTTCCTGATCCAAGCAGTGCCTCAATTTTAACGAACATGTCATCCTGAGGGAGCGTAGCGACCGAAGGATCTCGTCTTTCCGATCTGCGAGATCCTTCGCTTCGCTCAGGATGACAAAATAGGACAGCACCCTGGTCCGGTCCGGATTGTAAATTCCAGGTTTTCTGCGTACGTTAAGGCGAAGTTTTCGACTCTTCCTGCTTGATCTAAAGGGGGTACCTGATTGACCACAACCAAGCCAAAGGAATACGCCCTCGGCACGCATGATGCCGAGGTTGTGCGCCTGGGAATACAACACAAACTCTGGAGCGCCTCGGCCTTCGCAATCTGGGAGAGAGCGGGGATTTCGGCAGGCAAGACCGTGCTCGACATCG of Bacteroidota bacterium contains these proteins:
- a CDS encoding protein kinase gives rise to the protein MIGQTVSHYKILEKLGEGGMGVVYKAHDTKLDRVIALKFLPSHLADSEQDKARFLLEAQAAASLNHPNVCSVIDIQTADDQHFIVMEYLTGENLKKKIKKGALSVDQIVEIGAGIAQGLNAAHEKDIIHRDIKSDNIMIGSDGQIKIMDFGLAKLRGRADLTKAGSTVGTAAYMSPEQIQGMDVDRRTDIWAFGVVFYEMIAGQLPFQGEHEAAVMYEILNVEPRALQTLRSDLPAHLQELAAQCLQKDRSRRLSSAAEIVKRIKQPVPAVPPAVDEKSIAVLYFENMSSEKESEYFCAGITEDIITDLSKVKELKVVSRSDVQPFRNKEVNLRQVGESLRVNYILEGSVRKAGNKIRITAQLIDVQTGFHVWAERYDRLIEDIFDLQDEIAQNIVKALKVSLTESEKESLSKKPTDDLRAYDFYMRGRESLFKRGKKNTVAAIQMLENAIALDSNFTNAHAALAEAYSNMYTFYEGTPEWLEKTIESSQKALTLDPGSIEAQFGIGMVYFHQKRYLEAQRTLESVIQQNPDHYDAYRWLGITSDILKEYDAALGWYEHCVTLKPYSEEPWMHIDMTCRRKGDAKGSELATRKLVEVAERKLNVNPDDVIVLSRVANPYAQSGDKEKTYRALRRVLELDPEDGLAIYNCACTYAMLGDKKEAFDCLRNASRKGYKYVSEWVKSDPDFALYHEDPEFNSLLSEIR
- a CDS encoding DUF1801 domain-containing protein is translated as MAKNKTIETGKSVQGFLAKIKNAQQRDDCAAIATLLAKHSGFEPKMWGPGIVGFGTVHYKYESGREGDMPLVAFSPRASAIVFYLSANFEQRDELLKKLGKHRTGGGCLYIKTLADVDPAILTRMVKNTIKHRKTGVGHT
- a CDS encoding S8 family peptidase codes for the protein MPALLRFSDQADLHRFTDGKKSAPALIRSLRDLSQRDTGRLRAVLSGQEYKGRFTPLWIVNAVALDATLSSAQRLSDLLYVASCDEDEAVVAGDVDMDSPTDFIQQGGSNPGWNVSKIGADSVWWQYGLTGEGVLIGSMDGGVDTAHPSLAPKWKGGAHSWFDAINGRPNPYDDLGHGTHTTGTLVGGDGTGPDPNDVGIAYGAKFIAAKMLSSGYSTVSQVVSAAQWMLDPDGDPSTNDFPDVINNSWLSNTRGSTWFYDAAAAWRAAGIIPVFCAANFGPADSSTRSPGDYGNCISVGGTNSVDDRFAATSVGPSPVGAPFPDDRRKPDLSAPGEGVVSSLAGGGFGAASGTSMATPHVTGTIALLLESVPDLSYDEILDILKRTSVDLGASGYDYVFGYGRINALAAVREALRLRVKTAYDERWNLVSMPLVAGNDSVASLFGSPAVPAYGYDSGFGYTAAVTMAMCKGYWVRFPAARSASFSGRVVEDTSFSVTTGWNLIGGISVPVHASSITSEPPGMITGNFFGYAGSYFVSTDINPGRAYWVNASRSGTIRLSSHPAADPSSRLRILGTSELPPSPPEFSVRVSTEVPGKYSLRQNYPNPFNPSTVIRYNLPADSRTKIRIYNTLGQLVATLVDGVVRAGPQKAIWDASNAASGVYYYRLDAVSTAPGGGSFTETGKMILIK